A genome region from Gadus chalcogrammus isolate NIFS_2021 chromosome 7, NIFS_Gcha_1.0, whole genome shotgun sequence includes the following:
- the zbtb20 gene encoding zinc finger and BTB domain-containing protein 20 — protein sequence MTERIHNINLHNFSNSVLETLNEQRNRGHFCDVTVRIHGSMLRAHRCVLAAGSPFFQDKLLLGYSDIEIPSVVSVQSVQKLIDFMYSGLLRVSQSEALQILTAASILQIKTVIDECTRIVSQNVGLTGAGGFPLIPGDSGQETPLGTPESGTSGPSSDAESGYMQATSQHSAYSLYSYPGLSLPNGTARERPPFVANLASNFEATAGGGAGLGAGPQQQQKDQQAQDPPWITRIHERSQQMERFLSNESSTHCRKQPRPVRMHIKQEAEDVGYDRYDGVGECGQEDGEAAEGPESEPKGESFDSGVSSSIGTEPDAMEQQQYLMSYGREAGELPHGGDEGPVQIEVDDSSPEQGGDEDGGSCHSTSEASMMQPLGNPASGQSLSGTPQYLRQGAESLTSNHRMPLTMTSNSPVIGPAGNGYLPLFGGQSASNKPFLFSLPQNIVGPQPQFVAVPPPTMTSYPNPMSGQQQVSSQQQQAAGGIGPGEKKPYECTLCSKTFTAKQNYVKHMFVHTGEKPHQCSICWRSFSLKDYLIKHMVTHTGVRAYQCSICNKRFTQKSSLNVHMRLHRGEKSYECYICKKKFSHKTLLERHMALHSTGAAAVTALCGSPVGPTGPISIPMPMVVAEPGAGVAAPAMPVSAGVGGGVGLGVASEAGCQDGTTYVCSICPAKFDQMDHFNDHVRMHVSDG from the exons ATGACCGAGCGTATTCATAACATCAACCTCCACAACTTCAGCAACTCTGTACTCGAGACCCTCAATGAGCAGCGGAACCGCGGGCACTTCTGTGACGTGACGGTGCGGATCCATGGCAGTATGCTGCGCGCTCACCGCTGCGTGCTGGCCGCCGGCAGCCCCTTCTTCCAGGACAAGCTGCTCCTGGGCTACAGCGACATCGAGATCCCCTCCGTGGTGTCGGTGCAGTCCGTTCAGAAGCTGATCGACTTCATGTACAGCGGGCTGCTGCGCGTGTCGCAGTCGGAGGCGCTGCAGATCCTGACGGCGGCCAGCATCCTGCAGATCAAGACGGTCATCGACGAGTGCACGCGCATCGTGTCCCAGAACGTGGGCCTGACTGGGGCCGGGGGGTTTCCCCTGATCCCGGGCGACTCGGGCCAGGAGACCCCGCTCGGCACCCCGGAGTCGGGCACGTCGGGCCCCAGCAGTGACGCCGAGTCCGGTTATATGCAAGCCACGTCGCAGCACAGCGCCTACTCGCTCTACTCCTACCCGGGGCTGTCCCTGCCCAACGGGACGGCCCGCGAGCGCCCGCCCTTCGTCGCCAACCTGGCCTCCAACTTCGAGGCgacggcggggggcggggccgggctgggggcggggccgcagcagcagcagaaggacCAGCAGGCCCAGGACCCGCCCTGGATCACCCGCATCCACGAGCGGTCCCAGCAGATGGAGCGCTTCCTGTCCAACGAGAGCAGCACCCACTGCCGCAAGCAGCCGCGGCCGGTGCGCATGCACATCaagcaggaggcggaggacgTCGGCTACGACCGCTACGACGGCGTGGGCGAGTGCGGCCAGGAGGACGGCGAGGCGGCCGAGGGCCCCGAGAGCGAGCCCAAGGGCGAGAGCTTCGACTCGGGCGTGAGCTCGTCCATCGGCACCGAGCCCGACGccatggagcagcagcagtacctGATGAGCTACGGGCGCGAGGCGGGCGAGCTGCCCCACGGGGGGGACGAGGGCCCCGTGCAGATCGAGGTGGACGACTCGTCCCCGGAGCAGGGCGGGGACGAGGACGGAGGCTCCTGCCACAGCACTAGTGAAGCGAGCATGATGCAGCCCCTGGGGAACCCCGCGTCCGGCCAGTCCCTGTCCGGCACGCCGCAATACCTGCGGCAGGGTGCAGAATCTCTCACCAGCAACCATAGGATGCCCCTCACCATGACCAGCAACTCCCCGGTGATCGGGCCGGCTGGCAACGGCTACCTGCCCCTGTTCGGCGGGCAGTCGGCCAGCAACAAGCCTTTCTTATTCAGCCTTCCACAGAACATCGTCGGCCCGCAGCCTCAGTTTGTGGCCGTGCCGCCGCCGACGATGACGTCGTACCCCAACCCCATGTCGGGACAGCAGCAGGTGtcctcccagcagcagcaagcgGCTGGCGGGATCGGCCCCGGGGAGAAGAAGCCCTACGAGTGCACTCTATGCAGTAAGACCTTTACTGCCAAACAGAACTACGTCAAACACATGTTTGTCCATACCG gCGAGAAGCCCCACCAGTGTAGTATCTGCTGGCGGTCCTTCTCCCTGAAGGACTACCTGATCAAACACATGGTGACGCACACGGGCGTGCGCGCCTACCAGTGCAGCATCTGCAACAAGCGCTTCACGCAGAAGAGCTCGCTCAACGTGCACATGCGCCTTCACCGCGGCGAGAAGAGCTACGAGTGCTACATCTGCAAGAAGAAGTTCTCCCACAAAACCCTGCTGGAGCGCCACATGGCGCTGCACAGCACGGGCGCCGCCGCCGTCACCGCCCTGTGCGGCTCCCCCGTCGGCCCCACAGGGCCCATCTCCATCCCCATGCCCATGGTCGTCGCCGAGCCGGGGGCCGGGGTGGCGGCCCCCGCCATGCCGGTGAGTGCCGGCGTGGGGGGCGGAGTGGGGCTGGGCGTGGCCTCGGAGGCCGGCTGCCAGGACGGGACCACCTACGTGTGCTCCATCTGCCCCGCCAAGTTTGACCAAATGGATCACTTCAACGACCACGTGCGCATGCACGTCTCCGACGGATAA
- the wu:fb97g03 gene encoding serine/arginine repetitive matrix protein 1 produces the protein MRCHHNKDQSTREPDQNTREPDQNTREPAQRTREPDQNTREPDQNTIEPENQPREPDRNREPDQNTREPAQRTRPEHQRTSSENQRTRPENQTREPDQNTREPDQNTREPAQRTRPEHQRTGPEHQRTGPEHQTRAPDHNTREPDQNTREPDQNTRPEHQSTTPENRQNTREPDQNTRPESQTRTPENQTRAPDHNTREPDQNTREPDQNTRPESQTRTPENQTRAPDHNTREPDQNTRAPDQNTRVPDQKTRPQHQRTRPGHQTRRP, from the exons ATGAGG TGCCACCACAACAAAGACCAGAGCACCAGAGAACCAGACCAGAACACCAGAGAACCAGACCAGAACACCAGAGAACCAGCccagagaaccagagaaccagacCAGAACACCAGAGAACCAGACCAGAACACCATAGAACCAGAGAACCAGCCCAGAGAACCAGACCGGAACAGAGAACCAGACCAGAACACCAGAGAACCAGCCCAGAGAACCAGACCAGAACACCAGAGAACCAGCTcagagaaccagagaaccagacCAGAGAACCAGACCAGAGAACCAGACCAGAACACCAGAGAACCAGACCAGAACACCAGAGAGCCAGCCCAGAGAACCAGACCAGAACACCAGAGAACCGGACCAGAACACCAGAGAACCGGACCAGAACACCAGACCAGAGCACCAGACCACAACACCAGAGAACCAGACCAGAACACCAGAGAACCAGACCAGAACACCAGACCAGAGCACCAGTCCACAACACCAGAGAACCGACAGAACACCAGAGAACCAGACCAGAACACCAGACCAGAGAGCCAGACCAGAACACCAGAAAACCAGACCAGAGCACCAGACCACAACACCAGAGAACCAGACCAGAACACCAGAGAACCAGACCAGAACACCAGACCAGAGAGCCAGACCAGAACACCAGAAAACCAGACCAGAGCACCAGACCACAACACCAGAGAACCAGACCAGAACACTAGAGCACCAGACCAGAACACCAGAGTACCAGACCAGAAAACCAGACCACAACACCAGAGAACCAGACCAGGGCACCAGACCAGGAGACCATAG